The proteins below are encoded in one region of Desulfatirhabdium butyrativorans DSM 18734:
- a CDS encoding UbiA family prenyltransferase — protein MRELVIGAKIRPLLQILEAKRLYFALSRTPHGVIDLATPCLAALAVNGAFPPWWIVILGLVTAFSGYTAVYAINDIADYRIDRQRRLMMGAGGAGSLSGPRHDLDAVLMRHPLAEGALNLKQALLWAGLWSGIAVVGAAILNPVCLMLFVAGCVLEIVYCRLLKISAYRSLVSGVVKTIGAMAAVFAVDPDPPPLFLLNLFLFLFFWEIGGQNIPNDWSDIEEDRAIGAKTFPVQLGRHKSAIVVFCSVCLALIFQTMTFLSGRAPFPALSCVLALTAGVCLVLLPAIRLLISRDARAAMDLFNHGSYFPLSLLLIVVGTIVFR, from the coding sequence TTCCAGAACGCCCCATGGGGTGATCGATCTGGCCACACCCTGCCTTGCCGCCCTTGCCGTCAACGGGGCGTTCCCACCCTGGTGGATCGTCATTCTCGGTTTGGTCACCGCTTTTTCCGGGTATACGGCGGTATATGCCATCAATGATATTGCAGACTACCGCATCGATCGTCAAAGACGTTTGATGATGGGCGCCGGAGGCGCCGGGTCACTCTCGGGCCCCCGCCACGATCTCGATGCGGTCCTGATGCGGCATCCGCTGGCGGAAGGCGCCCTGAATCTGAAACAGGCGCTTTTATGGGCAGGGCTCTGGTCCGGCATCGCCGTTGTCGGCGCCGCCATCCTGAATCCGGTATGCCTGATGCTCTTTGTTGCGGGGTGCGTGCTGGAGATTGTCTATTGCCGTCTGCTCAAGATCAGCGCTTATCGATCCCTTGTCAGCGGCGTTGTGAAAACCATCGGCGCCATGGCAGCCGTCTTTGCCGTCGATCCCGATCCGCCCCCGCTTTTCCTGTTGAATCTCTTCCTGTTTCTGTTCTTCTGGGAAATCGGCGGACAGAATATACCCAACGACTGGTCGGATATCGAAGAAGATCGCGCCATCGGTGCAAAGACTTTCCCGGTGCAGCTCGGGCGGCACAAGTCCGCCATCGTCGTTTTCTGCAGCGTATGTCTGGCGCTGATCTTTCAGACGATGACATTTCTGAGCGGCAGGGCGCCATTCCCGGCACTGAGCTGTGTGCTCGCACTGACGGCAGGCGTCTGCCTTGTCCTGCTGCCCGCCATCCGATTGCTGATCTCACGGGATGCGCGGGCTGCCATGGACCTGTTCAATCACGGAAGTTATTTTCCCCTGTCTCTGCTGCTGATTGTGGTTGGGACCATTGTGTTTCGTTGA